The region GAGTAACAGTGactggggacaaaatccactgtGTTCGTtttgagagaaaatgtattttaaagttcatctgaagttaatatgaggcttcagccatctgagttagtcaaataaagtgaatatctgccacagtttcagtcattttagtAAAAATTGTGTCTCGACAgactgttcagctgcagtgaaacgacagtaacaaaaaaagagagtttGGCACTAAAATTACAGTAACTTTTGaaatatattgattttatttgactcatttggatggctgatGCTTTACATGCTTATAAATGATCTCAATCTCTCTGAAATTTTAAATCTTATGTTCTTTTATATCAGACTTTGTACCATCTGTCCCGtgactacagatgaaaaatcTTTGCTAACTTCTAGTGCatcaatgtttattaatgttcaactgtttctgttaaatacaccaataaggaaaaataaataaagaaaagatcTGACTTAAGCTTTACTGCACACAGATGACCTTTTGCATCTCAAACAGCtcttgaacattttctttttttcttctcctccacaGCACAGAGTCTTGCTGCCCGGCGTGCGTTTGGTTTTATCGTGACGTCATGGCGGCAGTAACTGGGGGCGTGGCCTTGCCTGCAGTAATTTGCCTGTTTTCAATTATCATCCAGCCAATCAAGATACAGAAAAATTAGGAATCCAGTTCTTCCTTGAAATAACACTTCTTGACTTTCATTGTTTGGAAcctgcacacagaaaacaagctcACATATCAGGGACTTAATaggttactttttttttttattaaagtgtgTTTAGGTGCCTTTTTTCTGTGTAAACCAACTGTCAATATTTCAGTTAGATGCAGAGTCCAATCATATCTCTGCAAAGTTCACGCTATACTTTCTAATCTTTGAAAAGACAGAATTTACCTTGATTGATTTGGGACTTTTTCCTAGGAGTGCTTTTGTTCTTGCACAAGACAAATGATACAGAAGATAAAACCATGCCACCATCTAGTGTATGAATATGTAACTACACTGGCTTTCCTGGAGGGGTTTTGTAGGCTTTTAATGGTGAGAATTAAAAGAAAAGCTTCACATCAGACGTTTCCAATTCCAGCTTATTCCGCACAAATAATTGCTTACAATTAAGCACGGATCACAAAGGAAGCTTGGGATTATAGATAAAGGTCCTTGAATTGATCTAAATATCAAGGATAATTCTTAgaaattgaaatatttacacGAACACATGGACtcataaatactgaatataagaatatttaataaaaaaaagatatatatgagatattcatattcataattttaacttaaattacattaaatgaaAGTAACattcttttctccctctgcttTGGCTTTTTTCTGTGAATTAAGCCAAATTTTTTGTTGACTTGGCAGCAATGATGGCACTGCTCCAAAAGGGTGAACTTGGTGAActtgactctgtgtgtgtgtatgtgtgtgtgtgtgtgtgtgagtgtgtgtgagacacagagagagagactaagGAGAGGTAATACCTTCGTGACTGTTATTATTTGTACTACTTGCTTTGATCACATGGGAATATAAAAtctcaaaaaaatatatagacaCTGAAGGGTAAACTgcgcagagagagacagcaaagATTTACACGAGAACAAAACTGATTTTTGTTTGATAATTGTATTAATTCACTGCGGCATGTTTGTAGTCTCTGATGATCTTATGTAGCTGTGTCTGTGAGTCTGTAAATGTTGTAATGGCTCACTAAACTTCCTGTATATGACAGTCTCTGCCTTCCCTGCACCCAGTGCCTGACCCGTCACACCTGACCGGTCACTTGTGTCTTCACACACTCATCCCCACTGTTCCATAAAGCTGTACTGATGCAGTGCAGTGGcaatgagaaaacatttcatgaaCATTTCAAGGACCTTTTAACCCATAAATCAGTGAGCTACAGACTCCTGTGATCATGAAACTTGTGAAatagtgattttaaaaaaaatctaatgtaGCAGATTCAACCTTGACTCAGTATTGTTTAGGCAAAAGTTTGTATTTCTCTCTTGAGCTTTGATTCGTCACCTTCTGTGTGCTGAGaacatcaattaatctgatATTATTTCTTTCAAAATTCAGGATCTCTGTGTTAATACGTAGcttttttctctgcagtttcattttttattcagagTAATGGAGcaggtttaatttttacaaaaacacatcctTGCAGCTACTGAGGAATGTAGctgaaaacactgacacaaaaaaGGGACCTTCCAACTTTGTCTtgaaacagagataaaagtgaataaaataatgACCGGTGCAAACTGGAACAAAGAGGGACTTGTGACcagctgtgaaaacaaataaaaggtcAAGTACTTATTGTAAATGAGAGATAACCACTGAATAGTGGAATAACATGTTGGTCATCTATTGTCTTGGTTAAACAAGTGTAAAACACTAAATCATCAAGTAGTTCAAGTGTTGAATTACTTACGCAAATATTTTAAGATTTGATAAAGCCccacttttaaatgtttgaccTCAGGAattcagtttttcaagttttcTTGTGCATCATTGAACAGCATCTCTGTTAGGTCAATGAGTTGTAGGCTAATGAACCACATTATCTGCATAGATTTATCAATGAAATTGGAAGGTTTCAATTGGTAATtttccagttttatttttccaatatcaacagagcattttaacaaaaaacatgaaccCCCAACTTCTTGAACAACTATTCACTTTCACCAAAATGAACACTAACTGACTGTTCAAGAACTATATTGTCTGGCGGAAGACTATCATTATGATGACggttatcatttatttatgtattttatcatcAGTGTTGAGAGTAATGCGTTACAAAGTAACGCGTTAGAGTACTCAGATTACCTGTTTGTTGCTACGAGTAACGTGACGCGTTAGTTTTGCAATCTAAGTAATCAGTTACTTCGTTACACTTTCAAATAAGCAATCCGTTACCAGTTATGTATCACTAAGGATGTAATTCCCCCTtccgaccacaatgtgggttgcaataacagagtggcgctgtccgtcTTTCGGCTCGTTGACTCCATGGAAAatgaagaaacagaagcagTGATTCAATTAACTTCGCtgaaaaatatgagatattcatgtctttttttatgtttgtggtgaatgaaactcgcaAGACTTTTCTTTGTTCGAGTTGATATTCATCTGCTGGCCTTCAGTAAGTTTGTTCCTGACATTTATTCAGCTGTTTCCTCGCTGTGGAACCGGATGAACGGTAAGAGACTGTTTTATCTCTGAATTTTTGTCTCGCACCTCTAAACGGTCATATTCATAACATAACTTTATTGATAATCTCACCACGCAATAATTTTGGTAATAGTaattgaaaataacaaaaacgaACAGCAACTACAACATAAACTAACGTACTGCTCTGTCTCCTGTATTCGTAACGCAAAAGTAACGTTACTCTAGAGTTACTTTTCTCCGTAGGTAACGGTTAACGCTGTAACGTAAGGAGGTGCTTTTTAATGGCAGTAATGTTGTAATGTAGCGGGTTACGCGTTACCCAACACtgtttatatcatttatttgCCTCAAATGTGATCAAAATGGGTATGTATATTTGTCCTGTGTTCTGAATATTTAACAGCACAAAGCCTGACCTCTGGCGGTTGAAACCCGGCCGTTTGGCGGTGTTGTGCGGCTGCCTCATTACCGCGGACTGTTCAGAAGCTGTTGGCTGTGAGGTGACCgttgtctctctgtgtttctctgccCGGGACAGACGTCCGAAGCGGAGAAAAAAAACGACTTTTAAAGTCAGCCTCAGATAAAGAGGTTTTCCTGAACATTAACTGAGAcataggtgtttttttttggcggacacatattttttcttaacTGCTCCAAACTTTAAGAAAAAGGAGTTTCCAAGGAAGCCGGGACGGGCAGTTGTTATTCCTCCTCAGCGATCCTCAGGTAAGATGGAGAAAGGTGATTTTAATTGCAggctttactttttttcaacagtctttaacaaaaaaataaacgtgcacaaagtgcttttgttcatttttcttaAAGTCGCTGCTGTTGCCTGAAGAAACTTAGAGTTTTCTGAGtgaagaaaacatttgtaacgGTTGATTGTAAAGTCGTCAGGTGGAAACTCATCTTGTTTTACAGTCTCTTCACGCTTTCTAACAACATTATTGCGCTTCTGATGCTGTTATTGATAATATAAAGAAGCCAATcaacaattatttatttcagaaaTGTACTATGACCAAACTGACATCAAGGAAAACTTACGTCCATAACGGTAGcctatattaatataatatctGATAGCTTTTTGATTTAACTGTGGCTTGAAATAACTAGCTACATATTAGCCTAAAACATTTAACCTATATCAACAAACCGTAATCAATAACAATCAAAAAAGTAGCCTAACCCTACCACCAAACATCACAGCAGGTTCATAGCTTTTCTGtgatttcagctcagtgtttcctGATGATGGTGTTAAAGGTGTTTACACTTTAACTGATTGTAAACACAGTAGTAAAACacccataaataaatgaactcaAAGATGTTTGTTTAGTATCTGTAATTTACACAGTTAGAAGAAATGAATATTGTGCATGAATGTCTCTTTATCCGTCAAGTATAGATTTTTTTAGTGTTGTAGACTGCGAGCCAATGACTCATTAATTACACTCACTAGGTACATCTGACTTAATTAAAACTAATATAGTCTAATATAACAGTCTTGCAATAAATCTTATCTTCATGAAGGTTAATAAGGTCAGTTTTTGTTAGACTGTTTAGAGAGGTGCTGGTTgactttatggtcattttgaaaGCTACCCTCATTGATAtaaatggggtggacaaaatatttgaaacacCTTCCAGTATACTGCAGTGGAATTGAAGAGCACCACAGACTTCCAAAATTAATATATAGTTGAATCAGCACCTCTCTAAAACAGTTCAAGTTTTTGTGTTACAGTGCATTTGGTACCTAAAACATTTGCAACTGAATAAAcaacaggtgttttttttccccagaagTTTTACTAAGTCCAGGAGATTTTTCAGTGGGGTGTTTTTTTAGGTAGGGAGTCTTGGCTGACTCCTGCGGGTGTCCCTGTGGGTCCCAGCCTACATGGGGCAGGGCCGTAATTGTTTTTGACAGATGTGAGACATGTGACTGTATGACTGGAATTCCATTATCAGAAACAGATGATAAGAGTCTCTGTGTTGTAGCGGAGTTCAGGCTGCGGCTGGTGGGTGTCTGACCTGACCTGTGGCCAGAACGCTGCACTTTCTGTCCAGCttgaaaatgtgatttgtgAGCCAACTTTAGACAAACACcactatactactactattaccactactactactgttactccTTTTATTGTTGCTCTGTTGTTGCTTCTACTGCAATGTTATCATAAAAGTATGATGCCCTGTTTTCAGGAAACTGTTTGCTGTTTAATAATTAATAGGCTTCCCCTTAATGAGCAAATGATCCAAAGGAATCTTTGTAGTTTTGTGGGCTTTAATAATCAGTATCCATAACCACCTGCTTTAATAACCACCTGTACATCCTCCTTGTACAGGTGCTGAGTCTATGGTTGTGACtcacgattattttcattatagattaaagTGCTGATTATTCTTTTAATTAaatggtctataaaatatcagaaagtTGTGGGAAATACCTATTACACTCGTCTcattttgtccgaccaacagtccaaatccaGAAGATATTAAGTTCATTAAAATCTTCAGACAAGGACAAGCGGCTAAATTCAtagatttgagaagctgaaaccatgaaatatttggcatttttgcttgattaaagatttaaacaactgaacaattatcaaaataattgcctaattgattaattgactgacaCAACGCTCCTTTTAAAATTTGTACTTTATTCTACAGGAAAAGTACACCATCTCAAACTCAAATTGTCTTTTCATCAGGTACAGAGGAATCAAATATTTAGATTTTGAAGACTTCACTCAAGATTTCACTGTATACCTGACTGAAAGGAAATTTGGGCTTGAAAGGTGCTTTTCTTATGTAATAAAGAAGACATTTCAAAAATCACAGTTGTgcagcagaaaataaacaagaacCCACTGGCTGACGGACAGCCTGTTGACCAACAATAAAGGACACCTGACACCGCTGCGCAAAACATACCCATCCACctgtcctcccctctttctgtgtctcctGTCTAACTTCACTCAGGAGCAGCACAGAGGAGCTGTTGTTTGGTCCTCCCTGGACAGTGCcccaattttctttttttctttttttttttttaccctgacTCCATGGCAACACTATTCCCGTGACGAGCAGCCTTGACTTTTTCCCCTCCTGCTCCCAAAACAAAGGCAAGAAGTTATCGAGGGAGGGGGTAGAGGGGCAAGCAGAGAGTCGGAGACAGGGGAATTGTACGGGGGATGAAGTATATGGAGGAATGAGGGGGGGAATAATAGGAAGGTGTCTGGGATGGAGGCTCTGAGGCGAGACTTCTTCTGCCATGTGTGCCAGAGCCCCATAAAGATAGAAGAGTTATTACCCCGGACTGTAGACTATGGGCACTGCCAGGGACGTCTCTCTGTCTGAATGTCTGTGCATTCTGGCTTTCGAGCTCCCTCACAATCCTGCCTAAGTGCCCGAACTGGAGCAAGATGTAgatgaaaaaagtgtttttgttgtttaaatcaGGACTGTGGTGCCACTGGAAGACAGAGTTCAGTAAAACAGACTACTAGGCTTtgactagagctgaaacaattaaacGATTAGTCAGTAGACAAAATAAATTGGCAACAAATTTAATATCAATTCATCAttgaagtcatttatcaagcaaaaatgcgaAAAGTTCTCTGGTTCCACCCTTTTTAAAGCAAAGATTTACTGCGTTTCTcctttttatatctttgtaaattgaatattgtttagtttttgaactattgatcaaacaaaacaagaaatttgaagATGTGACCTTGAGCTCTGGGATCatgtgcatttttcactatttcatgACACTTGATAGAATAAATGAAGAATAATACacaaatcaataatgaaaataatcgttagttacAGCCCCATAATCACTGAATTATTTGCTGTTACCTGGTGCATTAACAGATGATGTGTCACATTGTGTTTaataacacattacacacagcaCTGTGTTCATATTAGACTGAGATTACAGCTAGCAAgtaagaaaaaagtaaaaagatgCATTAATGTTCTCATTGTTTGTCCTGTAGAGTAactctgctctgttgtttaCTTGCCTTTTCATTCAAACTGCCCACTCCCTGAATGACTCGGTGTAGAAGAATGGGCATTGTTAAGTCGTACACACTGTGGCTTTGCATATCTCTGTAAGAtttgtaacaaaaaaaagagcaaaaaagcGATATGAAATGTTCAAAGTCTGGCTGGGCATTGTGTGGGCTGGAGAAAGACTCCCACTGCCTGTGAAGACGCAAAAAGGAAAGTATTGTTGTTTGGCTGCACTCCCCGTCCTGGTACTGGCATCTCCACAGTGATTGAGACTTTGCTGGTTCAGAGAACTCAAAGCTAAGGTCATTCCtctaatatttcatttttatcttaaTGTAAAAAAGCAGGCTTTATCTAGTTCATGATATGAAAAGCGATACACTTTCTTCCCTCTGTAAAACCTAATTTACTCAACCTGACCAGAAGAGAAAATTGCACAAACAAGCTTCACATGTACCTTCATAAATCACACTGCCTTGGAAATAGTAAAACATTTACACTGATCTGTTACTAAGCCTCATTACCAAAGACAGTCACGCCTAACTTTCCTGTATCTTGACGTAGCATTACTCATATCAGTGCTGCtgaaaaacagagcagcacagccCTTCCTAGTTGGCGCAGGTCATTTGCTGAGATTTTGGGTCCAAGGATTGTCCACaaactctttgttttgttgttttcgtTTACAGTTTCGGACATCTTTCAGCAATGTTTGACAAGCAGAACTACGACAGTCCGCCTGTCTACAGTCCTCCTTTCACCTCACCATCCAACCACGGCTTTGTTCCACCAGGCAGCTTTCATGCTCCTCAGAGTGATTACAACGCGTACCCACCTCCGCCGGGCTCTTACTACATTGAGGAAAAACCGCAAAACTTCTACAAATGGCTGTCACCTCCTGGGATCATCAAAGCCATGATGGCTACAGTGATCGTGCTGTGTGTGGCAATATTTGCCTGCGTGGCCTCCACTCTCATGTGGGACATGCAGTATGGATATGGAATGGGTTATGGCTCTGGGTTGGGCTATGGCAGTGGATACGGCGGAGGATACGGCGGGGGCTACGGCGGAGGCTACGGCGGGAGCTACGGCTCAGGATACGGTGGTTATGGGGGTTATGGAGGCTACGGTGGCTACGGCTCCTACATTTCACCCTACTCAGCCAAAACTACAATGCTTGCCATGGCAGCCATTAACTTCATAGGGGCGCTGGCATTCTTCATTGCTAGCTTCTCTAAGTCCAACACCGTCCGCAGCAGGAAGTTCTTTCTGGCTCTCCTGATAGCCAGCATCTTAATGGGTGTCCTGCAGGTAATACTCAGTTACATTGTGTGGTCTATGTTAAAGCCTTTCCACTTCTCTGTTGTTTATGCACTCTTCAACGACCTCTGTGTGGACATAAACCAGTGGTGATTCATTCATAAGAGTACAAAACATTTCTGTATACaagaacaaaagataaaatgctGTGCAAATCACAACGGTCTCCAAGTAGAACTCAGATTCAGTCTAAAGACTCCCTTCTTCAAGAAATGTGTGGAATGAGAACTCCTGCCTCTTGGCCACAGTTAGGTAgcactgttttctctgctgtaaTGTTGTTTGGATTCTTAATACAACAATATCAGCTTGTGCTTCATCCTCTACAGTGAAGTCATTTCTCATacatttaacagcttttttatAGAGAAACAgctcaaatttttaaaaatccagaaaagaaagaaatatgcaAAACCACCATTCTCATTGTTGTAAGGAACAATGAAACATAAATTGgaattcattttcagtctgctgttgttttctgcATTAGCAGAGCATCCTTCTACTGAAGCATctcacatttatgtttaatatttggAAGTTTCCATCCCATGTGCCAAATAAAATTGTTGTAAACTTATGAACTTTCAAAACCAGTCACATAACTCTGTAATGATATGATATTCCCTTATACAGTCCTAAACCATTGCACAGTTACACTCTGTTCTGAACCCAATGTTCCACCAAAGGTTTGTTAgtccaaagtaaaaaaaaactcctcgTTGTACTTTACCTtttgcacttacagtatgttcagCTAATCACTGGGTTGATGGTTGCTGCTATATAACTGACctcatttgatttgatattgTTGTCTTAGTTACATTTCAATTGAGCACTGAGGAATACTTATGTAAGTCTTTTTAAATAAGAGACTTTTATGGTTGTCAATGTACTAACTCTGTGTCTTTCACAGGGCATCATAACCATTGTCTATATCGTTGGGGTGAACCCAATGGCCCAAGGATCCTCCAGCATGATGTACAATCCAATGCTCATGATGTGCCAGAACCTCTATCAGACCAGCTATTCCCAGATGGGAGGAGTGGGAGGCTTCCCCATATACAACCAGTACCTCTACCATTACTGCTTTGTGGACCCTCAGGAGGTTTGTAGCTTTTTCTGTGGATATTTTGTAGATATGAAGGGTTGGATCAGTTGTTGATGTGACACCACATCTCCCAGACTCTATATATATGCATGTAGTAGATAAAGTAGTCTAACGATGGTCTTGTTAATATTCATAACATTATGTTAAATAGATCAGGCTCTAATAGTAACTGTAATAATAGCTCTAAAAATATCAGAAGATAGTGGAATTTTCCCATCACAATTTCTCGCCTtcatatttcttgttttgtccgtcGAACAGTCCAGATCGGAAAGacattaataatataaacaaagaaaagccgAAAATCCTTACATTTGGTGGACCTGAtcagctacttgagaatttgtaccagtctctgtcctctatcgcttgattgtcttgcctcGGATGaaagcgtctgccaaatgactaaatgtaaatgtaagctggaaccagcaatgttttttcatttttgctcaTTAAATTACTCATTAGTTGATCATCATATTTGTTGTTGATATAAATGTaatggaataaataaatgtaatggaaacGCTTGATTTTACTTGCGTCACGAGTATATTACAGCTTCTCATATTAACAgccctttatttttttgtaatgtaatttcTTAACTTTAAGAATTTGTTACATTCATGGTACATGGCGCCACGAATTGTTGTAATGACGTCACACGTGTATTTTGTGTACATCTTGTACCAGAATAACCCAGCCTTATCTCAGAACTTATCTTCTTGAGAACTTGAGATTTTATTCCCATGTTCTTGCTTTCCCAGGGGGTTGCCATGGTGTGTGGATTCCTGATTGTCATCGCCTTGGGTGTTGCGGCTTTTTTCGCACACAAAACTAGAGGGAAGATCTGGCGCTACGGGAAACCCAACATCAACTGGGATAGGCCTCTTGTTGATGGGAAGGCCTCAGAGGGCAGAGATGTAGAGGACTGGGTAAGAGACAACAGGACGGTAATCACAGCTAAATAAATCTGGATTTACATGGGatttacaaacaaaaatcacattttgaccCTAACTGACCCAGAGTTTTTGCATGCACAGCTTGCAGTCATTTGAACAGGGTCGGAGGGAGTTTAAATCCAGCCTTAGGAAAGGTTGATGGAATACAATGTTCACTGATTTGATTAGATgatgaaatttattttttttcctgtatagTAGATTTCAGCCAACAAAACTGATTGACATACGCTTTTCCCCATCTGTCACCGAATTGTGTGACTTGTTGGTATGTGGGAAATTAGTTTCCACCTGTTTTTACAATACAAAGTAAGTAAGCACGTAGGTAATGAGTCATGTAGTCATCCCACTTCGGTAGTCATCAGTTATAAAGATTGGTTAGGTTGATTGTGGTGATGCAGAGCAGCAAAATAGCCAGACTGAGACTTGCTCAATCCCAAGGTTGGTTTGTTATTGCTATTTCTGACACACTATATTTGTGCTGTATTTCCTGATAGACTTTGTAATGTTGTGTACCAGTTCACATCTCTCATATGTTTTTTCATTGCTTGTATTTATGAGCTGAAAGTCCAAAAAGGGTGTCATATATAGATCTTTATCACTTTATAGCATCCAGAGGGAAACAGTAAGACTACCGTaccagtgtttcctctgacagaGTCACTTTGTTCAGGGTCAGGGCTGATAGCAGTCAGTGCCTGTTTGCTCATGGTCTACTACCTGGTTTCACTCTGAGTAATCATTAACTACCTCAGAAGATAGCGAGCAAGCAGGTAGTTTCTAGAGAGCCTGCCTCAGGTTTTTAAATGTGGGACTGTTATCTGAAATATGGATTGATTATTGACTTCAACTGCCACTTTTCAAATGATGCCTGTTTCATAGACTGAATGACAGAGATATAACAGTATGCTAATGTACTAtagcaaaaaaatgtaattgataaACAGCAGTATTGAAATCTGAGACTTTGCAGATGGTGTTCACATTTCAAAAGGCTCAGAGGGGCGTAACATTTGCAACAAGTTTGCAGCGCCAGCGTATCTGTACACATAAAGGACTCAGAATCAATAGCTTATCTCACCTAAAGAAGAACTAATCAGACATGGTGTTATATTTGATTATATagagctgtttgtttttgagagGGGTTGTCATTGGATGGTATCGTGCACACAGAGGTGTGGAGTCAGAGCAGACGAGAGTAAATGAGTCAAGCCCAGAGTGAATCCTGTGACTAGCACTAGTGTCTATAAATGGAGCCATGCTCACTGATGTCATCAGATTTATTGTAAGTACAGTAGTTAAGTTTAAGTAGTTAAGTTTACTGCTACTCTATTTAGACATTTAACACGTCTTGACATTCAAGTGTGTAAGAGATACGTTTTGAATTTTTAAAGCTGCGCAAAAGTTTTCATGACTGTCAGGTCATTATTTATTCAAGCTAGTCAGTGTCAAAGATTGAAATATGTATGTAGGCTGTGGCACATATATGACTTTGCTGTTTTAAGACTGTAATCTGTAGAATCACAGGTTCAAAGTGTGCAGTTATTGTATGGCCACTATAGCTGATATACATCTTCTGTCTTTGTTATAGCTTCAATAAACAGGTGTGGTGTGTTAGAGTTGGCTCATCTGTCCtcattttcctcatttttcaAATCTTCTACACTgtactgattattttttcttcgTTGCTGCACTACCTGCAAATCAGTGCCACAAAATGAGTCATCAGGCTTGTTTGGCTCCTTTAAACACAAGGCCAGTGACAGTCTAAGGCTGTAGTTGGTTTGAGATTGGACCATCTCTGTTGCTGAGCTCAGGGAGGCCTGGCTCACTCTGATGACCTCACACACTGGCCTCATTCAGCTCGCCCAGGGGGGTTGCATTGTGTCTGCTGCATGAGGTCATCAGAGTCGGTTTCTGCAGGGCTGTCTGTGTGCTGGAAATGCTGAATTGCTGCACAGATGTAGAGCGTAGGCATCTGGGGCTGGTTTCATAGACATGggttaaaacatcaaaatagaGAGAGAACGTGATTTTAAGCATATAATGTTATAGTTTGGACGTTTAACATGTTACAATAAtgttatattaaaaaacaaaatgttggtGAACCATTAATGACAAAGGGTttgtggtttttctttttttcagtagTTTTGCTGTAGCATTCAATGTATCTTCTCTTATAAATCTTGGTTACTGCTGCTCATTAAAGCTAGTtgtaaaaactgttttgtgCAATTTGCAACACACAAGTAGCATCGTCTTCAGTGAAGCACAGGCCTGCAGTTAAGAGCGTTTTTTATTATTCAAGTGGACATTTTACGGCTTACATAAATCTCTATCCTTGCTTTTCTCGCTCTTAACATCATGTCACTTCCCCTCTTCTTCTACTTGTCCTTGATTTCTGTCTTGCTCCATCATGATGCTGCTTCCCCCACTTCTTTTATTACACATGCTCTTCTCCCTCACTTTGCCTTCTCCATGCCTTTCTGCTTCCCTTTGTTTCCCCTCCCTCGTCGACATCCAGCGCTCTGTCCCCCCCTGCCTCTCCATCTTTGCCTCCTTGCTTTGCTTCACCAGGTTCAAGTATCTCAGACATTCTTACTGTGCTTACATAGTCTGTTCATGGTGCAGCAGCCGCTGCGCTGCTCACTGAGAGGCCATTGTTGGGATTGAAGCTGCACTCTTCAAACGGGATTCTCCTGCAGCTGCAAGGAGGGTAGCTCTCCCCCACCCAAGCGCTCCAACAActatgattgttgttttttgggagCTAAGCTGATATTTTCCTCTGCTCCTGCACTGTGAGGAATTTAGGAGATTGCTCCGTAATGCAGCATTCAAGAAGCAGGGGAGTGGAGGTTTCATAAGAGTTTTATATAGTGGGGTATTAGTGAGTTCTTAATTCTAA is a window of Thunnus thynnus chromosome 8, fThuThy2.1, whole genome shotgun sequence DNA encoding:
- the LOC137187545 gene encoding occludin-like, which encodes MFDKQNYDSPPVYSPPFTSPSNHGFVPPGSFHAPQSDYNAYPPPPGSYYIEEKPQNFYKWLSPPGIIKAMMATVIVLCVAIFACVASTLMWDMQYGYGMGYGSGLGYGSGYGGGYGGGYGGGYGGSYGSGYGGYGGYGGYGGYGSYISPYSAKTTMLAMAAINFIGALAFFIASFSKSNTVRSRKFFLALLIASILMGVLQGIITIVYIVGVNPMAQGSSSMMYNPMLMMCQNLYQTSYSQMGGVGGFPIYNQYLYHYCFVDPQEGVAMVCGFLIVIALGVAAFFAHKTRGKIWRYGKPNINWDRPLVDGKASEGRDVEDWVNNVEESHSVQDAPTLLVSEKAGGLLNASANSVISYSPAKVDSSSFNGDTYDNNQYSEQTTSRPSDVFSHGGRTSSSPSEETGGGRKPSANRGKRRRRNPELDESQYETEYTTGGETGNELDPEEWESMYPEITSDEQRHAYKREFDADLREYKRLCAEMDDINDHLNKLSRQLDTLDETSVKYQTVAEEYNQLKDLKRTSDYQSKKKECRRLRHKLFYIKRMVKDYDKTH